Genomic segment of Poecile atricapillus isolate bPoeAtr1 chromosome 8, bPoeAtr1.hap1, whole genome shotgun sequence:
AGAATCAcggagtggtttgggttgggagggcccttaaagcccatccagttccaccccacAGCCATGGATGGGGACACCGTGGATTTAACCTGatttacaaagaaaacaacCCCAATCTCCACTCTTGCTACAGAACCATTCTCAGCACACTTTTGGGAATGTCACCTAAGAGGCAAAAACTGCATTTCCCACCTGTGGGAGCCAGGGACTGCTGAAAGCACTTCAGGAGAGGTTCATCCCTGGCAGTTTGGACAGggatagaggaaggtgtccctgcccatggcagggctggaatgAGCTGAGCTTTAaagccccttccagcccaacCCATTCCACGATTCCACGATGAGGAGAAGGCTgggtccctgctgtggcagctggggagctgcacaccTGCACAGGTATGGCCACACTGGTGCtcacaggtgctgctgctgctcccaggagctcctgtgctTCATCTGACGGGCTGCTGTGTCCACAAACCCAGCCTGGGAATCCCTGCAGGAGAGAGATTTCCAAGCCTGAAGGAAGGTCTGGCTAGCAGAGGTGTAACTCCCATGGCTGCCTGCAGATAATATGACATCAACAGATCCTGTTAGCACACTGCATCAACACACTGAATCTGAAAATCTGCTTTGTTTGGTCTTGGAAATTTATTACGAGCTCAAAAAGCAGAGTTCTTCTGCACCCAAGTGTTGTATAAAGCTCTATCatcataaattaattttgatcaTATTTAACCCCACTTTCCACTTAGCATTTCCTCATGGCACGCACCTCAAGTGTTTTATTGGAAGCAGAGAACACTAATAACTGGAGGGAAATAAATGggggaaattaattaaatttcagaaaaatacacgCTTTGCTAAATGAAGTTTACACCAAAACATTAAAGGCATGGAGAGAATTGTCAGTCCAGGGGACAAGGagtgctgcagccagcccaggccaTCGGGACAATGCCTGTACCCAATGGCAAGTGCTCCCCACTGCTGTTCATCCCCAAACCTCTGCGGGCTGTCACCACAAACTGCAGAGGGAACGCCAAGAGCAGTGGAGAGCAGGGCACTCTGCACTGCTCCCCAGGCCGGGGACACCAGGGATGGCTCCAAAAGCCTAAAACAAGACAGGAACGctctgctgagggagctgggatttttcACAGCGGGGGAAAACGCCACAGAAAACACGGCCAATTTCCACTCCTTCCCAGGCCAGCTGTGACACCGGGGGGATCCCGGCCCGCCGGGAACTCACCTGCCGCAGCCTCACGGGCAGCGGGGCTGCATCGGGATGGGATCGGGATGGGAtcaggatgggatggggatgggattgggatcgggatgggatcgggatggggatgggatcgggatgggatcgggatggggatgggatcgGGATGGGATCGGGATGAGGATCGAGATGGGatcgggatgggatggggccgGGACcgggatgggattgggatcgggatggggatgggatggggatgggatcgggatggggatgggatggggatgggattgagatgggatcaggatggggatgggatcgggatggggatgggatcgggatcgggatggggatgggatggggatgggatcgagatgggatcgggatggggatgggatagggatgggattgggatcgcTATAGCATCGGCATGGGATGGCTATAGGATCCGGGCTGAGGGGTGGGATCGCTATAGGATCGGATGGGATTGCTGTAGGGCCGGGATGGGATCGCTATAGGATGGGACGGGATCACTGTagccgggctgagggatgggatcgcTGTAGGATCGAATGGGATCGCTGTAGGATTGGATGGGATCACTATAGAATCGAATGGGATCGCTGTAGGAACGGGATGGGATCGCTGTAGGATCGGATGGGATCGCTGTAGggccgggctgagggatgggatcacTATAGGACCGGGATGGGATCACTATAGGACCGGATGGGATCGCTGTAgccaggctgagggatgggatcacTATAGGATCGGATGGGATCGCTGTAGggccgggctgagggatgggatcgcTGTAGGgccaggctgagggatgggatcacTATAGGATCGGATGGGATCGCTGTAGGGCCGGGCTGAGGGCTGGGATCGCTGTagccgggctgagggatgggatcacTATAGGATCGGATGGGATCGCTGTAGCCGGGCTGAGGAATGGGATCGCTGTAGggccgggctgagggatgggatcgcTGTAgccaggctgagggatgggatcgcTATAGGATCGGATGGGATCGCTGTagccgggctgagggatgggatcgcTGTagccgggctgagggatggcGCTGAGGGAGGGCCGCGCTCCGGAAGCGCTCCCGGCCCGCCGGGCCCGCCCCGCCTGACCCGGAGCCGCTCGGGCCGTGCTGACGCTGCCTTGTCCCGCCATGGCTCCCAAGGGCGGCCCCGGCGGCCGGCAGCAGTCCGAGGaggatctgctgctccaggactTCAGCCGAAACCTCTCCGCCAAATCCTCCGCGCTCTTCTTCGGCAACGCCTTCATCGTCTCCGCCATCCCCATCTGTGagcgggcgggggcgggcggcggccgTGAGGGGAGCGGCGGGTTCTGAGGGGAGAGGAGACCCTGGAGAGGGGGATCAGCAACCTGGGGGGATCAGAGTGCTCTGGAAGGGGGGGAtcagcagccctggggggaTCAGCAATCCTGGGGGGAtcagcagccctggggggaTCAGGAGATTGGGAAGAGGGATCAGGGCTCCCCAGTGCCGGATCTGTCCCGCTGCCCGCGGCGGAtcccggggctgctgctccGCGCCTGGCTCCGAACCCTGTGGGGTTCTGGTTCCGAACGCTGTCGGGTTCTGGTTCCGGGCCCTGTCGGGTTCTGGTTCCGGGCCCTGTCGGGTTCTGGTTCTGAGCCCCGTCGGATCAGCCGGTCCGGTTCCAGCCGTGCCGGTCCGGTTCCAGCGGTGCCGGTACCGGTTCCAGCAGTGCCGGTCCGGTTCCAGCGGTACCGGTCCGGTTCCagcggtgccggtgccggttcCAGCGGTGCCGGTTCCAGCGGTGCCGGTACCGGTTCCAGCCGTGCCGGTCCGGTTCCAGCAGTGCCGGTGCCGGTTCCAGCGGTGCCAGTCCGGTTCCAGCGGTGCCGGTCCGGTTCCagcggtgccggtgccggttcCAGCGGTGCCGGTCCGGTTCCAGCGGTGCCGGTCCGGTTCCAGCGGTGCCGGTTCCAGCAGTGCCGGTGCCGGTTCCAGCGGTACCGGTCCGGTTCCagcggtgccggtgccggttcCAGCGGTACCGGCTCCAGCCCGGCCGGCAGGGCAGTATCACTGACGTGTCACCGCAGCAGCGCTGCCTCGCAGGCTCTGCCGTGCTCTCCCAGAGCCGCTTTCAGCCACGCAAAGCTCATTTCCCCCttccaaagtatttttaatgcagTGGAAAGAGTCCTCCGTGATTTTGGAGGAGATGGCTTTGCTCAGGTGGAGACTGTGGAATTACAGAGCTCAGATCCTGTGTGGGTCTCTAGTAAGGGACGCTTCTCTTGGAGAAAAACTGCTTCAAATAccattcttccttctttttaagGGCTTTATTGGAGAATATGGCATATGGATCTTGTTCAGTCTGCAGTCCTGTACAGCGTCATGACCCTCATCAGCACCTATCTCGTGGCTTTTGCATATAAAAACGTCAAGTTTGTCCTCAAGCACAAGTAAGTTTGGTGCCTATTtgaatttataatttaataatttaacaaAACAGCCGTTTACTACTGTAGTTTCTTATTAATAAGAAGGCCTGAAATGGTActccaaaaaatattttgcacagAAGTATCTCCTAATTGGTTTCTGTTCTTTTGTATGTATAGTCAGATCTTGTCAGCTAAGAGTATGGTGAAGCAGTAAATCCACCATCATGCTTGCTGGGTATCACCACAAATGATGTTTAAATTATATTACTTATTGCATGTGAATTATATTACTTCTAGtaattgttgttattatttcttGTTGTCCCTTCACCTTGACAAAACTGCGGTATCTTGCCTAAGTTGTGTTCTTCACTGTACATTAAACTTCCTGTAATCCCAGGGTTGgggagtggggttttttttcatttttgaagtGTGACATGAGTGGTGGCACTTACAGAGTAGCCCAGAAAAGAGAAGATGCTGTTTCCAAAGAGGTGACTCGCAAGCTGTCCGAGGCAGACAACAGGAAGATGTCCCGCAAGGAGAAGGATGAAAGGTGATGTCCCTgtcctcttccttctctcccttgTTGCAGGACTGCATTAAATGTCTTTAAGGCTCTGGGTGGGGTGGTAGGGGCTGTGCTTGGCACTGTTTTTTCTCTATTCTGGTAGGCAGAAGCTGCAGGGTAGCTCTTGGTCCAGCTTCAAGCCCTTTTGGGGCGAGTTGTCAGGGGAAGCCTCAGATGCACTCGGTGATAGAGGGGATCCccactggggctgtgcaggatgGGAGCTTTGGAGCCAAACTCTGTCCTCTGGAAACAGTACTGCACACTTCATCCTGTGGGTGTGCCAGCAtctcccctgcatccctggcagtgcccagggccaggctggacagggcttggagcagcctgggatagttGGAGAtatccctgccatggcaggggtgggatgggatcagcTTTCAGgcccctcccaacccaaaccactccaggattctgtgatatCCAAGAAGTATATTTGAAATTTTATCTCTGCTTGCTCCTAGGATtctgtggaagaaaaatgaagttgcAGATTATGAAGCAACAACTTTCTCCATCTTTTACAACAACACCCTCTTTCTGGTCCTGGTCATCATCGCTTCCTTCTTTGTGCTGAAGAACTTCAACCCCACTGTGTATCCTTTATCCCCAGCCTGGAACCCCCACTCCTGTTAGCTGTCACCACGAGCTGTAGTTGTCCTGTGGGCTGTGGCATTCCCCTGTGGGTAAGTGCAGCTCATTGTAGGTCAGGATCTCTTCCCTGACAGGATGCTTTAGCTCCAGTAACTCTCAATGCTTTGTTCCTGAAGGATATCAGTATTGCTAACAGGGCAGATAATTAAagatatgtatttataaaactTGTAAGAGAACAGGTTTAACTTCATGGGTGTCTTAACTCTGAAGGTGAGTTCTGAAGCTGTGCTTCAGGTTGCAATATTCCAGTTTTAAAACTATAATTCCTTCCTTTTCATTAAACTCCTACCAAATGTTCTGTACCAGAGAAGGATCTTGACAATTCCTTAACCTGTTCCCTACAGAAACTACATCCTTTCTATCAGTGCTTCCTCAGGACTGATTGCTCTGCTGTCCACAGGATCCAAGTAGACAGAAAACCCACAAGATTCTGTCAGAGGCTTCAACTGCCATGAAAATGCCTAAGGGTGGAataggaataatttcttttttagcaTGAGGAAAATATGGGGAGGGTTTGAATGCAAACTGGTTGAATTATATTTACTTTTGGTATCTTTACATGGTATTTGATATTGGAGTTACTcagtttttttttacttagcaAGGAGAGGGAGTGGggtgtgagctgtgagcagACACCACCTTTCTGCAGCTCCGCCCTGGGGACAATCCATTTATCATTGTAACTTGAAAAGTTGTAATAAAAAGGGGCTTTTTTTGTCATTTGATTCTTTGtgttttcattcttctttttttttcaaaaaaaccaGGGAATTTCATATCTGGGTTTGTCAACTCTTTCTGTTCTACAGGTTAACATATTCCGTAGAAGCACTCCCCATTTTTGAGTAACTTGGAGTCAGGACAAAACCTAAATCTCCCAGGAAAACACTTTTgaagtgttatttttttttcattgttcttCAGTTATTTTCATTAATCTTCAGTTACATTCTTTAGgttgtaaatttaaaaaaaaacaacaaccctaCCAGTCTCCCTGCACAGCttaagaaaaattctttagCTGGCTTTTAATAATGGGTTTATCTTTCAATCCTGTGCCTTCTTTTCTGGCTATCACTGGAGCAGCTGTTCACTTCAATGCCAAACTCTACTGATATTAATGCAATTCCAGTTATAGATCCTGCCATTATAGACTTGGGGATCCTaatgagagaagaaagagaaagtttataATCAGATTTAACGTAACAATTACTCTGCTAATCTTGGCTTCAGTGAGATTAAATGGAAAATAGAGTAAAATGGAGAATGTCATGAGCAGGAGACAGTTATGGCTCTATTTCTGACAAATTCAAGTACTTTTGGTCATTTAATACTCTTTAATTAACTGTTTCCTCTCAAAATACATGGATTTTTCTTTATCCCTTCTGCCTGACTATTCACTGGAAGGACACATTCCATAAAACTTCTGCCTGCCTTGgagaatttccttttcctttggccTCCCTTCTTATAAGGGACATAATTGATGGGTCTTAGGCTGAGCATTCAGCTCACATAAAGCAGATTTTTAACCAACCTTTCCAACCAGCACAAAGCCAGGCTGGctcctctgggagcagcaggacttTGATGTTTTTCCTCAGCTGTTCCCAGGGCTGAATTCCAGCCCTTGAACAGACAATGTTAAACTCACTTTCCTGGCAGGTGTACTTTCCAGAAAATCTGCTGTCTGGAAAGTGCTTGGGAGCTGCACTTTCTTCTGCCATTACTGTCAGCTCACTGAGTCTTTTATTACCAGCTTTTCATCTTCTCTCGGGGCTTTTTTGGTATTGACAGTTGCAGAGGCCTGGAGCTCAGTGAGTGTCAGAATTTTCCTGGAGAGGGAAGGCTGAGCATGACAGCCTGAAACAAAAGCAGGTGGGTGGGTGGGGTGGGTTGtgttctgcaaaaaaaaacctaatcTTGAGCCTTCACAGaaaatttggggctttttttattttttggctgGCATTTGGATTTTTGTTCGCTTTTTCAGttgtctgttttttctttacaggtggtgtttggtttttttcccttgcaatCCCCACTACAAGTTGGAGtgataaataaaaaattcaatatAATGTACTGAAATGGTATTTCTCTAGTCTAATGCTGGGAGTTAATCTAAAGCTGGGCTGCTACTTGGCCCCACATTGCCCTCAGAGCCTGTAAGGGACAATGCCATCTCctcaattaaagaaaaagttgGGAATTGATCTAGCTTTAATACATTCTTGGATTCTCAAGTACATgagaaggggaagagagaaCATTAAATTGTACCtccagagggaggaaaaggaattaGTCTGTACTGGGAGgataattatattaaattaataaagctGTTAACTGTGTAAAGGTGGAAGTCTTTATAAAAATTAACAATAGTCAGTGGTGATGCAGCGCTGGGGATGttcccagggcaggggaaggtGGCTGGGACTGGCCAGTGTCACCTTGGggaggctggggacagctgcaCTGGCTTCGCTTCAGGCCAAATCAGGGagcagtttgggttggaagggaccccaaagcccctccagtgtccccctgccatggcagggacacctcccactgtcccaggggctccaaacccatccagcctggccttgggcacttccagggatccaggggagccacagctgctctgggcacctgtgccaggcactgccctccctcccagccaggaattcctgcccaaaatcccatccagccctgctcccttcaGCCTCAGGCCAGGACAGACCTTACCTGGGACTGCTGTGCTCCTTGGGGACCGGCTGCCAGCAGCGCCTCGgggccagcccagctccctcctgtccctgctgcccctcctgggcacagctggagcggttccctgggcacagctggaatggTTCCCTGTGGAACAACACCCTCCCATCCTCAGCAgaaagcccagagcagctctggtgtCAGAAACATCTCTGCAGCTCTCAGGGTAGATGCACAAAATGCTTTTATTGTGTCCAAGCAGAATTCCAGTCAGACTGCATTTCTCATGTACAGCAGGAGTCATTTACACACACCACAGCTTCAAATACAGGAGGAGACCACTCAGGTGTGGGAGCTGCTCACCTGGCCCAGGTGAGCTGCAGAGGGGGAGAACAAGGTCCTACAAATACTGTACAGAGCTGTATCCCAGCAGGGACGGGAGAAATACAGACTGAAATCAGAGGAGCGTGGTACAGAGCAAATCCATGGGAAGATACAACGTGGGGCTTGAGCTGGGCAAAGTAAGATGTAAATTCTTCCTGTCAACTCCTGTAAATGCTcacaaaaatctgtttaaaatgtGTCTATGCATTTACTTATCCCCGGTTCCAAACCAAGTGAAAGCAGGTGCAGCATTTTGGAGTACGTACCTGattgctcctgcagctctcagcagctatatattgtaaatatttataGTATCTATATCCTTAAAAGCTCCTGAATATTGAAATTTGCAGTAGCTCTGTCTACAAGCAGGCAGAAGTAGAGGCAGGTTTCTATAGATGCAAAACCCAATATTTAATCATGGCTTTCTTGGTTTAAGGTTTATGGAGCAGTAGAACTCTGCAGAGCTCTTGTGTTCAGTAACCTGGCAGGCGTGTTTGGGCTTCCTAGCACTGCTCCAGGGGTGCTGCCCAGGAGCATtcacagctggaacagctgtaAAATTAGGAGCTGAACTATCTAACTGCTAGCTAGTTCTCTGTCTCACAGCCTTTATTCAACTACAAAGAAATCCTAGAGCTTATATTCTGCGTAAAAAAGCAAAGTTTGAGCTTGCTCCTTCCATCTGTTAACCTGAAGAAACTTTATAGTTGAGATTTCCCAAACGTGGTTTTATTAAAACCTGAAGTTGTatctggcttttcttcattgaaaAAATAGATCTGTACATCCTTCTTTAATTACCAAGTACCTGAAGgttataaattatttctttttttttttctttttttttttctttttttgctttacaAGTGTTTGTCACAGCACAAGCATGAGGTGCAAAGAGTaaagtaaaaattaatgaaCTCGGTCAAGAAGGTAAGAAAATACAAGGTTATTCTTGGTTAGAAGAGAGATCAACTGTGCTTTTAAATTCACTGCAGAGTAGTAGCAAGAGCACACATCTCGAAGGATCCAGTGACAGTAGACACCGAGCAGCAAGTGCTGAATGATTCTCATGAGAGTAATTCAGGGCTGTACTGGAGTACAGAGCACTTCTAAACCATGCAGTCCAGGAAATTCATGCATTGCCTTAGGATCTGTAGTCCTTCTTGCTGTAGGGCTTGTTGCCCAGGATATTATCTATTTCATTTACAATATGGGATGTCATCTTTGGAAGGACCTGGGGTGGAAGAAAGCGATGTTTAATCGAGATAGTTCCAAAATGAAACCTAGATTTTATCAAAGTACATTTCCTCTGGGGTTTTTGTGTGACAGATATTAAGCATTCATCTAATAACTTTCTCCCTTAAAGGAAAAACCACTGGAGTATTTTTAGTCAGTGAGAGACTCACAGCAAAGCCTCTCAGCTTTCTGTGTGGAATATTGCTTGGCTGCAGTGGGACACGAGCTGGTGCAAGgacagcagaggaagaggaagctCTGATTGGGGAAAACCAGCAGGGAATAATTAAGGTGGGTGCAGGTGACGTGTGACAGCACAGAATCTGTCACCACACCTCCTGGAGTCACCTGCATTCTCAGCTACATGGAAGCTGCTGATGGCACCCTGGTGTCCCTGGCTATGTCTGCAGTGACCCCAGTGGTGCTGAGCCTCGGTGGCACCAGGGATGGGGCTGATCAAGGTGCATGAATGGAGCTGAGAGACAAAATCCCACGGTGTTATCCTGCCATGAAGGGCAGGAGGGTGCTGAGGTCTGGTGCTGCCACCCCCTGCACTCACCTGGATGGCTCCGAGGTTCTCGATCAGCTGCTCGGGGTTGGAGGATCCCAGAAGGACAGAGCTCACCCCCTCATTCCTCAGGCACCAtgctgggaagggaagaaaggCACAAGGTGGTCAGGAACAGAGATGGGCTGCCAGggccctgctcctctccctaATGTTTGACAGAGCCTCTGTCTCTGCTTGGAAATAATCACATTATTTGTCTCAGCTTTGCtcctctggcactgccaggaggaAGAGGCACAGATCAAAAATCAAACCCCACAGATCTTCCAGGATCCCACCTGAAGCCtggtccctgccccagcacttCTCCTGGttgtggggtttggttttttccctacCACAAGGAGTCACTGCTGGGATGTTGAGCCAGGGACCACCTTTCTGACAGACGTGgcattttccagcctcagctctCAGAAGCATAATTATTATggaaaaaacccctaaaactCGTTTTTAACAGCATTCTCTTGTCTGCCAGGCCAGAACCACAAAGGTGATGGCTTCAGGTGGGGAGGGAATGTCCCGGGAAACAGGGAGGTGGGACCCCTGCAATGCCCAAGATGCTCTGACCCTGTCAGCcacagcctgctgctgctgctggaaacaatcctgtttaaattaattgttgcccagagaaggtgtggctgcccctggatccctggcagtgtcccaggccaggctggatggattTGGAGCAACCTGCACTAGTGGAAGGTTCCTGCCCATGGAACAAAATGAGCTTTAAGTTCCTTTCTAAACCAAACCACTCCAGGATCGGTAattttttacacattttaaataaaccCACATCCAGCTACAAGCCCGGACCAAACCACGTTGGAAAGACAGCCCATTTTCTGTGTCAGCCTTTCCCAAGCCACCCCTGAGGCCTGGAGAggctcaggagcagccctggaggtGGCAGCTGTGCAGGGACCCACCAACAGCCAGCTGTGGCAGCGTGCAGCCGAGGCGCTCGGCGATGGGGGACAGGTCCTTCAGCTTCCCCTGCTGCTTCCTGCCCTCCTCGCTGATGATCTTCTCCTTCAGCCACTGGTAGCACTGCAGAGCAATCACAGCACATTGGGCTGTCAGCTCTCATCCTCCAAAATGGGCAGTTTCAGGCAATTTATAATTATagtctataaatatatataaatagcaGCACTTGAAAAGCCACGTCCAGCCCAGAAGGTCATGGAGGCTGAGCATCACAAAGCTTGGCTACCCAAAGCAATTAGAGCAGGAGCAGAATGTCTCTTCTTGTCCTCAGCTCTCTGCTTTTATTCTCCCTCCAGAACCTGGAACCTCCccagttttcttttttggacCCTATAACCCCAGTAAGAATAAAATCAGGATAATAGTGGAGAAATCAAGGTGCAGTGACACCAGAATGCCAGAACCTGTTAGGGagggcagcccccagcagcccaTGGGTCTCCCTTGGCCTGGGGGTCTCTGGAGGGATGCTGGGGGGCTGAGCACCCCCCTGGCCTGGGTGGGTACCCAGAGAAACAATGTCCAAATCTGTTGGACCTACGTGGTTCAGGGGGCTGGAAGTGGCAGCAGCTGCATCCCCTCATGGCTGCACTCCatgaccttggaggtcttttccagccttaaggAATCCAGGATTAACATCAGCCAggagcctggagcagcacagagcccctGGCTCGTGCTTCCTCGTGGGTGATGCTCTCATGAGGGTGGGGATggcctccagcagccccagccctgccccaaagccccccagccCTGATCTCCCTGCGTGGGGAGCCTGAGCTCCTTCTAACCCAGATTCTCCTGCTCTTTGGAGTGTGGTTGCCAGAGAAACCAGGCTGatccatccctgcacagcccagccttcTCACGAGGgagcccttttccccctttgttATTTTCCTGCCCTCACAGAAGCAGCACAACCCAAACATGCACCAGAAATACCTTGAGTGAAGCCCTTGAGCTTTC
This window contains:
- the SSR3 gene encoding translocon-associated protein subunit gamma: MAPKGGPGGRQQSEEDLLLQDFSRNLSAKSSALFFGNAFIVSAIPIWLYWRIWHMDLVQSAVLYSVMTLISTYLVAFAYKNVKFVLKHKVAQKREDAVSKEVTRKLSEADNRKMSRKEKDERILWKKNEVADYEATTFSIFYNNTLFLVLVIIASFFVLKNFNPTVNYILSISASSGLIALLSTGSK